AGCGCTGTCAGTGAGCCGCTTCCCTTTTCTGGGGACAGCTTAGCCGCACGTTCCAGCAAACGGGAATGGAGATAGAAAACGTCGCCGGGATAAGCTTCACGTCCGGGCGGACGTTTCAACAAGAGCGACAGTTCGCGATAAGCAACCGCCTGTTTGGAGAGATCATCATAGACCACCAGAACATGCTGACCTTTGTCCCGAAAATACTCGCCAATCGCACAACCAGAATACGGTGCAATATAAAGCATCGGAGCCGGGTCGGAAGCTGTCGCCATGACAACGATCGAATATTCCATCGCGCCATGCTCTTCCAGCTTCTTCACAACACTGGCTACGGTCGACTGTTTCTGACCGATAGCCACATAAATACAGATACAATTCTGTCCTTTTTGATTAATAATGGTGTCTACGGCCAGCGCGGTCTTACCTGTCTGGCGGTCACCAATAATCAGCTCACGTTGTCCGCGGCCGATTGGCACCATGGAGTCAATCGACTTCAGACCGGTCTGCAGCGGTTCATTTACTCTTTTTCTGTCGACTACACCGGGAGCATCTGATTCTATCGGACGATATCCGGCTGGAATGATCTCCCCTTTGCCATCGACAGGTTGTCCAAGAACGTTGACAACGCGGCCAATTAAGCTTTCTCCTACCGGTACTTCCACGATCCTGCCGGTACGCTTGACCTGGTCGCCTTCTTTAATCGCAGCATAAGGTCCCAGGATAACGCAGCCGATGTTGTCCTCTTCCAGGTTCATGGCCATCCCATATATACCGCCAGGGAACTCCAGAAGCTCACCGGACATTGCCTTCTCCAAGCCATAAACACGCGCAATACCATCACCTACCTGGATAACGGTACCAACATCAACGACTTCGAGGGCTGATTCATAACGCTCGATTTGCTGTTTAATAATAGAACTAATTTCTTCGGGACGTAAATTCATCCTTTTAGTTCACCCCTACTTCCTGCTGAGGTTTTAACGATGTTTTTTTCAATTCATCACGTATTTTAGACAATGCGGTTGTAATTGAGCCATCCATCACACGATCTCCCACTTGAAGTTTGGCTCCACCGATCAATGTCGGATTTACTTCGGAAAGTAAACGAACATTCTTGCCAGTAGATCTGGCAATCATTTCTTTGAGTTTTTCCTCTTGCGCCGGAGTCAGTGCTGTGGCACTGGTAACTTTTGCTTCGATTAAGTTGCGTGCTTCATTGGCCAGACGTGCAAATTCACGCTGAACCAGGCTGAGGAGATTCTGTCTCCTGCGATCAATCAACAGATAAACAAAATGACTGGTCATGTCAGAAACAGTGTCATCAAGTATCTTCGCCAGGACCTTCTTTTTGGTTTCTGCTTCAATATTGGGATGGTTCAGCAAAACTTTCAGCTCATTATTTTGGGCTACAATTTCCGCCAAATCATGCAGCTCTTTATCGATTTGATCGAGGACAGACATCTCAATAGCTAATTCAAAAAGAGCCTGCGCATAGCGATGTGCGAGAGCGCCGTTTAACATGGCCGATCCCCTACCTCTTGAATAAATTGTTCAATGAGAGCTTCCTGACCCGTGATATCCAGTTTGTGGCGAATGATTTTTTCAGCAACGGCTACGGACATATCGGCTACCTGAGCTTTAACATCGGCAATTGCCCTGTCGCGTTCCCGTCCAATGTCGGCCAAGGCCGACTGTTTGAGCTTTTCGGT
This genomic stretch from Dehalobacter restrictus DSM 9455 harbors:
- the atpA gene encoding F0F1 ATP synthase subunit alpha, producing MNLRPEEISSIIKQQIERYESALEVVDVGTVIQVGDGIARVYGLEKAMSGELLEFPGGIYGMAMNLEEDNIGCVILGPYAAIKEGDQVKRTGRIVEVPVGESLIGRVVNVLGQPVDGKGEIIPAGYRPIESDAPGVVDRKRVNEPLQTGLKSIDSMVPIGRGQRELIIGDRQTGKTALAVDTIINQKGQNCICIYVAIGQKQSTVASVVKKLEEHGAMEYSIVVMATASDPAPMLYIAPYSGCAIGEYFRDKGQHVLVVYDDLSKQAVAYRELSLLLKRPPGREAYPGDVFYLHSRLLERAAKLSPEKGSGSLTALPIIETQAGDVSAYIPTNVISITDGQIFLESDLFFSGFRPAINVGISVSRVGGDAQIKAMKQVAGQLRLDLAAYRELAAFAQFGSDLDKATQARLNRGQKTMEILKQGQYQPMPVEEQIIVIFAATKGYIDDVPMERMKEFEQELLRFMRTTQIPEKIRTEKALSNELMKEIGDAINEFKQGFLA
- a CDS encoding F0F1 ATP synthase subunit delta: MLNGALAHRYAQALFELAIEMSVLDQIDKELHDLAEIVAQNNELKVLLNHPNIEAETKKKVLAKILDDTVSDMTSHFVYLLIDRRRQNLLSLVQREFARLANEARNLIEAKVTSATALTPAQEEKLKEMIARSTGKNVRLLSEVNPTLIGGAKLQVGDRVMDGSITTALSKIRDELKKTSLKPQQEVGVN